The following coding sequences are from one Rhineura floridana isolate rRhiFlo1 chromosome 2, rRhiFlo1.hap2, whole genome shotgun sequence window:
- the LOC133378298 gene encoding LOW QUALITY PROTEIN: class I histocompatibility antigen, F10 alpha chain-like (The sequence of the model RefSeq protein was modified relative to this genomic sequence to represent the inferred CDS: substituted 1 base at 1 genomic stop codon) — translation MSSEQGIHTWQCMYGCEVGPEGHKGGYIQHSYNGRDFISLDKETLTWTAAQPEAQVTKRSWDRDRAFTQHWKASLEEECIEWLEVYLHYGKEVLQRTEPPVVKVTRQAHSDGMETLVCRAHGFXPKEIDANWRKDGEVWEEGTFRGLVAPNSDGTYHALVGIQINPKDRDLYQCHVEHDGLKKPLDVAWEEPASNIAPIIGCVLGGILLGAAAIAGIVLYRKWQSGFKEAPTSGQGSDNQGSDNSSKGSNLAI, via the coding sequence ATGAGCAGTGAACAGGGGATTCACACCTGGCAGTGCATGTACGGCTGTGAGGTGGGCCCAGAGGGGCACAAAGGAGGGTATATCCAGCACAGCTACAACGGGAGGGACTTCATCAGCCTCGacaaggagaccctcacctggacGGCGGCCCAGCCGGAGGCCCAAGTGACCAAGAGGTCGTGGGATAGAGACAGGGCTTTTACCCAGCACTGGAAGGCGTCCCTGGAGGAGGAATGCATTGAGTGGCTGGAGGTTTACCTGCACTACGGGAAGGAGGTTCTGCAGAGGACAGAGCCACCAGTGGTGAAGGTGACGCGCCAGGCGCACTCAGATGGCATGGAGACCCTCGTCTGCCGAGCCCACGGCTTCTAACCCAAGGAGATCGATGCTAACTGGAGGAAGGACGGAGAGGTCTGGGAGGAGGGCACCTTCCGTGGCCTCGTCGCCCCCAACTCAGACGGGACTTACCATGCCTTGGTTGGCATCCAGATCAACCCAAAGGACAGGGACCTTTATCAGTGTCATGTGGAGCATGACGGCCTAAAGAAGCctctggatgtggcctgggaggagCCTGCCTCCAACATAGCACCCATTATTGGGTGTGTTCTGGGGGGCATCCTGCTGGGAGCAGCTGCAATTGCTGGGATCGTGTTGTACAGAAAATGGCAGTCAGGATTCAAAGAAGCGCCAACaagtggccaagggtctgacaacCAAGGGTCTGACAACTCCAGCAAGGGGAGCAACCTGGCTATCTAG